The Topomyia yanbarensis strain Yona2022 chromosome 3, ASM3024719v1, whole genome shotgun sequence nucleotide sequence GCGGACTGAAAGCAGAAAGCGATGCAGAGACCCATACGCGGCTGCGTTCCAGGATTTAGGAAAATAATAGCGTCACGTTGGAGCAGCTAGCGGAAGAATGTCAGCATCTTCTTAACCTCAAACATGACAATGCTATGATCGAGTCAGCCACATGTTTCTGTCAAGTGAATGTCATTAAGCAGCGATCTTCTGATAAACGGTTCAACAAACGGGATCAGCCATCTTCGAAGCCTGCTGCAAACGACACGATAAAAAAACCTGATACACCGTGTTGGTTTTGCGGTGCATTTCACTACGTACGGGACTGTACCTTCAGAAACCACAAATGCTCCGAATGTAAGCATTTTGGACATCGTGAAGGCTACTGCAACAGTTCAAAAAAATCACAACGTTCATCGAGAAAGGGAAAGCATTCGGTGGCAAGCAAAATGGTCGTCGTTAATGTGTGCAACGTGCAGAAGCGAAGGAGATTCGTTTCCGTTACCCTTGATGGAACATAAGTTCGGCTTCAGTTGGACACGGCTTCCGATATTACCGTCATCAGCCAGCAGATCTGGAAGAAAATTGGCAGCCCAAGGTTGTCACCAGCAACAGTAAACGCCAAGGCAGCATCTGGAAACATTTTGCCACTTGATGGTGAATTTAACTGTGACATCACTATCGGCGAAAACACACGCACGCAGATAACTCGTGTCACCGAGAAACCACTACACCTGCTTAGATCTGATTTAGTCGATAGTTTTAATTTGTGGTCCATACCAATGGATACTTTTTGCTGCCAAGTTACTAGTACCCCGTCCACCAGTGCAACTCTCAAAGCTACTTACCCAAAAGTGTTCAGCAAAAAGCCAAAAGTGTTCAGCAAAAAATTGTACAACCGGACCAAAATTAAATTTGAGGTAAAAGAACAGTGCAAGTCTGTTTTTTGTGCCAAGCGTCCGGTGGCGTATGCAATGTACAGCGCAGTCGACCAGGAATTGGACAAGTTGGAAAAACTCAATATCATCACACCGGTCGATTATTCAGAATGGGCAGCGCCGATCGTTGTAGTGCGCAAAGCAAATGGCAACATCCGAATTTGCGGAGACTATTCAACAGGTCTAAACTCCGCTTTGCAGCCTCATCAGTATCCACTGCCACTCCCGGAAGACATCTTTGCCAAGCTGGCTaactgcaaaatattcaaacagATTGATCCAGTAAAAGTTGAGGCAATAACTACGCTACCTCCTCCCACTGACGTTTCAGGTGTTAGCTCTTTCCTTGGGGCGATCAATTATTACGGCAAGTTTGTGCCCAACATGCGACAGTTGCGCTATCCGCTCGACAACTTGCTGAAGTCGGAGGCAAAGTTCGTCTGGAATCAGGAGTGCCAGCAAGCGTTCGAGCGATTCAAGCAGATTCTCTCCTCGGGACTTCGGCTGACACACTACGATCCGAAACAGGAGATTATAGTATCAGCTGACGCATCATCCGTTGGCCTCGGAGCAACCATCAGTCACAAATTCCCCGATGGGTCCATCAAGGTTGTTCAGCATGCTTCCAGAGCACTCAAGAAAACGGAACAAAACTGTAGCCAGCCCGATCGCAAAGGTTTAGCAATCATCTTTGCAGTCACCAAGTTCCAGAAAATGATTTTCGGTAGGAAATTCCGTCTACAAACCGACCACGATCCGCTGCTTCAAATTTTTGGTTCTAAGAAGGGCATACCGGTATATACGGCAAACCGGGTGCAACGTTTCGCCCTCAATCTGCTATCGTACGATTTCGACATTCGATGCAGCAATGCTGACGTGTTGTCTCGTCTAATCAACCAGCACGTTAAGCCAGAGGAGGATTCCGTCATTGCGAGCATTATCCTCGAAAAAGATGTAAGGTCAGTAGGCGCTGATACTATTAATATATTACCTCTCAATTTCAGAGTCGTAGCAAAGAGTACTCAAGCTGATCCACTGCTTCGCAGTCTTCCGGTACATACAAGACGGTTGGCCTTCATCAAAAGCCGTCGATCCGGAGGTTAAGCGGTTTCACTCCAGGCAGGAGTCACTTACTGTGGTCGATGGGTGTATTCTGTTTGCTGAACGACTCGTCACTCTATCGCAGTATCGAAAACGATACTTGGACCAGCTTCATTGTGGACATCCGGGCATGCAGCGGATGAAAGCAATCGCCAGAAGCTACGTCTACTGGCCCTCCATAGATGATGAtatcattggttatgtaaaggCGTGTCAGCATTGCGCATCCGTTTCCAGGTCCCCTCCTTGCGCTGCTCCTGTACCGTGGCCGAAAACATCCGGCCAATGGCAGCGTGTTCACGTAGATTTTGCCGGTCCCATCGAAGGCGAATATTACCTCATCGCAAGGGATTCGTACTCCAAGTGGCCGGAGATTGTGCAAACCAGAAGAATCACCTCTACGGCTACAATTAGCATCCTGTGTGGCCTTTTTGCTCGACTTGGAATGCCAGTGATTCTAGTGTCCGACAACGGTACCCAATTTACGAGTGCGGAATTTGCTGAGTTTAGCGCTAACAACGGTATCGAGCGCATCACGACAGCCCCCTTTCATCCACATTCCAACGGCAAAGCTGAGCGTTTTGTAGACACTTTCAAAAGGGCCGTCAAAAAATCCGAGAGGGGAGAGGATCAATTACTGATGCGTTGTATACCTTCTTGATCGCTTATAGAAGCACACCTAACCGTTCGGCTCCTCAAGGCAAATCTTCATCTGAACTTTTGTTCGGTCGCAAGATCCGAACCTGTCTCGAACTACTTTGGCCACCCCCTGCGACTGAACCGAAGCCAATCGAGAAGCACCACAGCCAGTTGAAACTTTTCAGTCGGAATGATCCAATATTTGCCAAAGTATATGCAAGAATCAGTTGGAAATGGTCTCCAGGTGTGATCGTCGAAAGAATTGGTGACGTGATGTACAAGCAGATCCGGTGGCAGCACTACTACTATAGATGTTGGAGACAACTAAACTGGAGCGATGGCAACTCTGCCCTGCCATCCTTCACTCTCTGATCCATTCAGTAGATCTTTCGCAAATTATTCCCAAAAAAACACCTCAATTTTGGGCCTCGAGAGTAGTTAAGAGAATGTTATAAAAAATCTTTAATATAATAGTTTGAATATGTTTTTCCTATTTTAGCAAACTTTTTGCTCCAGTTATTCCGTAGTGTGCTGAAAAGAATGTTTGAGAAAACCGGTCAGACGAGTGGATAACAAGTTTCATTCCGAGAGTTACTTGGCATACATATTCAAAGAGCTGCTCACGTTtaaaagaaggagtcaactcctatGTTCGAATAAGCCGGGCATATGAGTTGATCATAGGTCATGCCCTTATTGATTCGGCTGCTACATAAATTACCATCCACGGGTCAATCGGAACATTGAGCATTGTACGCACGTTCTTGCCCTTAGTTCCTGAGAAGAGCGTGATTCGCTTAAGGGGCTATACCAGTGTGAACGCTGATAATGTGGGTGATGTTCAGGATTTTGCTCACGCTATAGGTTGGAAACTGTCGTTTATCAGGACTACATACTCTAGTATTGGGTGACATGCGTGACAGCCTTCAACTGGTTGAATACGATACTTTTGCTATCCCGCGATCGTCGCCCTTGAACATTGCTGCACACTAAAATGCACAACACAAGTACGAAGCTGACTGCCCCAATACGTCAACTATACGTCACTACAACGACTTGGTCGAAATCTTCGCCGCCGTTAGCAGCTCTTTATAGTTTCATAATTGGTTGCCCATAATCAACGAACAATCACGCGCGCATTCATAAAATTGCATTCTTATAATAAAACAGCAAAAACTATTACACAACGAAATGCTTTACAATGGACACAGCATTCGTAAATacatgaaataataaaatctgGTAATATACCTGTCTGAAATTTGACGCAATGCATCCGCTGTACCGATGTCTGATTCTCCAGAAATAGGGTAAAAATCAATCTTGAGTCTAAGCTGGGTTTTCTCGAGCTTTTGTTGAACCTCCGATTTGTCATGTtccaaaacaataataataacatCTGCAATAAAAAACGTTCTTAATATATaggaattattatttttatttatcagtgtgcaatcgggctgtctcaacatcctatttctgcaacctatgtgcattaacaGTACACCTACTGTCTCaccgttgcacttgacagtgtgtgcagtgctttacggtcacacctatgaccgcgcatccggcttcccatgagcgtttaGGTGGCTCAGAGGctgtccttccatgttgctcagagaaacattgctcctatacacatccatgcatacagacatacatacgaacttacattcatacatacatacatacaatttGGAACAAGTGTAAcctcgtgtcatctagtctgtatTGTTCTAGTTAATATTCTTTTTTGCGGGCTGATAGGATAGTCTAGTCCAAGTTATCCTActcctaacaacgcgtgctaAGTCGTCAGTGGTGAACTTAAAACTTCGCATTCCGCCTCTGTCCGCTTCTTTCTGATCTCTTCTTGGGTTCCCTAGGTCTGAAGTGGATCAATCGATAGTAAAGTAAATCAGAGAGCACTATCAACCGTAATGTCCACGAATACTAAATTCCCAGTAGATATTCtacccagtggcgtagccagaaatttgggtggggggggggggtgtggtttgacaaaaatcgttgatttttcgaaaatgcttcaatataatgtaaatttgataaatattgaaagttcagaaacaaaaCAGTTCAGCGGTTACCATTCCattataaaaataaagaaaaaaataaagaataccTTTCATATCTTCATAGAGTTTTAAAATGCAATATATCTTACAGTCAACATCACAAAATTTCTAAACCATCAACTTGGAAGGTTGTTCATCATTACCTCAGTGTTAACAAGCCCCTATCTCATGATTTCCTGTGCGTCTATTGATGATTTTTAATCTGTAGTCCGGCATCGACTGGGTATTACCGTCTTGTGCAGTAGAAGCAAAATGAGAAGATGTGAGTGGGCATGTgcgctataaccctaccgtagaCAGAACTGAATACGTGAGGTGGCAAAGAAACCCCACGCGGCTGTCCGAGGAGACAGGATGTTGTGTTAAACCCAACAAGCTGCCCGGAAATTACCACGTTGCGAAGAATCAGGAGGACAAGGCGGATCGGAATCATCGATCAAAGGCCACGCAACGAAAAAAGGACATCGAACTGTAAGTCTTTTTGCTTCCCTGGGTTCGAACGAATCCTACACaatgagctgaaaactcgcaacttcaaAGACGTAGCATTGTAGGAACTTTGTTTGGCGGGACAGAATATGTGGAAAAGCGGGCGTCGCGCGGTTACATTCTACTAGAGCGACGGCACAATAAACAAGATGTGAATCATCTTTGTAGTGCTGCGTaagatgcgccaacgcgtaATCAAGTACCAGACGATCAGAGAAAGGATGTGTGTAGATCAAAGGCCTTTTATACAACTATAGCATCGTTAACGTGCGCTGCCCTCACGAAGCGTGATCCGAGaacgagaaagatgcattttacgcgcatttggagccCGCGGCAGAATGTGAAGCTCCTCATCAGCGACATGAACCCCGCCCCTTAGGTCACCTGATTAACAAACTGAGaaccaaatcgaccacgttctaatgaaCGGAAAATTTTTCTCCAACATCAGAAATGTGCGCACCTTCCACAGTGTGAATATAGATTCGAAATCGCCTACATGAAGATAGGCGATGGAGCATCTGTTCTATACAATTCTGAAAATTCTACGAGTAGGTAAATTGCTCAAGAAAAGGCTATGTGCCACAGGCTGACATATGAAGAGATACTAATGGAGACCTTCTCACGACCGAGTGCGACCGAGGACCAGCGAAAATAGAACGAGTGATATGTGATGAGTATTAGAAATACTTTTGAGTCCTTTTGAGACTCGGAAAGGGCTACGGTAAGGTGTGATAATTAGAGCTAAGATTGACACGGTTTTCCGGAAGTCTGCTCAGCTTTTTGGCTTCGCCGGTAACGTCAATATTGTGCCACACAATCTTGAGACGATGGTGGGGACGTACATCCGACTGACGGTTGAAGCGATGAAGATGATATCGAGTTGGTTGATACCCAAACCCTTGCTTAAATGATTGTTGCATCATATTGAATTATCCTATTGTAACACCACTATGCATGTTTAATACAGTGGATATTGTTAGGTGTGATCCTCCTCATCAGACGTCCTCTCGTCCTCACTTCTGGTTTTCCTAATCTTATTAAATGCCTCTCACGTCGGCTATACTGTCTGATTATTCGATTCAATTAGGAAGATTAATATGTTACAGCTAAATCACTTAGAACAGACACCCAGGGGCATAACAAACAAgcttaaaatatttgttttgctaTTTGAACTAATCTTCTCTAGACCACTACGGTCATCATATTGGCATAACCCAGTATAATTGTTATagtcaaggggggggggggtgcatcAATTGTGTGGTCCActgtcaattcagtaaaacctACGCACTAAATGGGGCAACGGTAGAATCATCACAATTTTCCTTGGATGcaccgtaattttttttctctacttTTACGTTTAcgctggacgtctgttctcggtgcctaaattgatgttgcttctcagtttagCACGAACCGGAGGGAACTTGGCCTTGATCACACTACTATGACATCGATGTTACGTGatgttcgttatggaatattgtttgtttgaGGGCCATTCATTAAGAATGTCTCGTAGataatctaaaaatctaaaatactTTTCCCCTTCAAGTACATTGCAACTTGTCAGTTTTATTACTCCCGTTCAACTAATACGTCTCAatttcattttcagtttttatcTCGCTAATCCATGTTGCGTTACGCTCCACCTTATCTGTTAATATTCGACATCGTTTATGAACTGCCCCTTGGTGATATCTTatgagcagacaatccaatgcaaaataggattgacaggactTTATTGCGCTTTTAGCACCTTCTGTCACATCGTTATGTTTGctatacatactaagaataaCAAATCATGTGATGTGATGGCCGGAGAAACAACCCCTCCCCCATCTCCCCAAAAACGTTGTACGAAATGACCTTCGTACATAATAATTGCACTTCATATATGAGTAATACGAATTGGCCAGTTCCTGGGAGCGGTTCCCAAAAGTGGCCATTCAtgagcttacattgcatatgctttattataacagaaacactaatttatttcaacaaatcttatcagatcgtctacttagtataacaagcaattaattcaataaaggtttaatatagatttgccactttctgaccagttccgggaattccggaatacggttcccaggacgaaatttattttttatgataatcctggcatgcggcacatcaaaaaacatcaactcgatgatctatgaagaatgcaatcacattcgaaggcatccggacacatgtagacacttgatgaccagttccgagaattccggaacacggttcccgtgctaatttttttttatgataatcatggcatacGGCGcataaaaaaacatcaactcgatgatcaatgaagaatgcaatcatatacgaaggcatccgtacacatgtggacaatttatgaccagttcctggaattccggaacacggttcccaggacaaatattatttttatgataatcgcgGCATGCGGCACATCGAAAAACATAAACTTGATAAACTATGAAGAAtgtaatcatatacgaaggtatccggacacatatagacacttgatgaccagttccgggaattccggaacatggttcccaggtcaaattttatttttatgataatcatagcatgcggcacatcaaaaaacatcaacttgatgagctatgaagaatgcaatcatatacgaaggcatccgtacacatgtggaCCATTGATCACCAGTTCAGAGAATTCCGGAAGACGGCTCCcgtgccaaatttttttttatgataatcatggcatgcggcatatcaaaaaacatcaactctatgatcaatgaagaatgcaatcatatacgacgGCATCCGTACACTTGTGGACCATTGATGGCCAGttacgggaattccggaacacggttcccgggtcaaattttatttttatgatgatgatggcaagtggcacatcaaaaaacatcaactcgataaactatgaaaagtgcaatcatatacgaatgcatccggatacatacggacacttgatggaGAGTTTCGGGaactccggaacacggttcccagaacgaattttatttttatgataatcgtggcataaacataaacatcaaCTCGAAGATCTATGAAAAATGCAATCATATTGAAGGCAACCGGACACATACGGATACTTGATGgagagttccgggaattccggtacacggttcccaggatgaattttatttttatgataaccgtggcatgcggcacatcaaaaaacatcaactcgaagaACTATGAAGAattcaatcatatacgaaggcatccggatacatacggacacttgatggaGAGTAACATAACCAAACAAATCAATTCGATGATTTACGAGGAAAGCAGTCATATATGATGACATCCGGACACATGCGGTCTATTGATGTTGTGGTTCCGtcgattccggaacacggttccttggccgaaatatttttctgtaagaTCTGTAATGTATTTAAAGCAAAGCCTTGATACTACACTCCGTTACGtaacttatttttttaagttttacccAAAATAGCGCGGTcgcattttttgattttgagctAACGCTCTCTTGTCCAAAAGTCATCCTCGTGTACTTGCAGTCATTCGCACACAGTGATTGAGTGCAAATATCAACGAACCACAAAGAGATAAAATAGAATTGGATAGTATTTTTTTACCACCACACCCCTCTCTCAACCCACATTATTGACATTTTGTTTTGCGCCGGCTTTACCCTCTACTCCTTCTACTATAACATCACCAATACCATACAATGATAAACTTCATATGCGTGATGAACGATAATTTTTCCCCGTTGgtgtggtgaaaaaaatatcgttcaTCACCAGCTTCTCAACCTCATCTTTACCCCATTTTAGTGCCAATTTGATTTGcctttttaggaaaatatttctcagccaTCATAATCAATGCTGAAATTTGTGGGAAGTCAAATGAGAAACTCATAAGTAAAATGTCGCAGTATATGTAACCACAAGTCGCCACAATAAAGTTATTTGTCTCCGATTTTCTTTTTCATACTAGACATGTTTGTAGACATGGTATTCAGGAGTGACATTCAGTTTATACGGGACAAGTTGTGATAGGAGCCCAAATTTGGAGCGATGACACACTCACATGCGATTTGCTATAATCCGAACAGCTTAAGAGCAACAAAACAAATGCTTTTCTGATCCAGAGTATTTGCTTTGTGCACTACGGTTTCACAGACCATTAGCAATCGTTCCTTAAAGAAAGGAAAATAaagcgtgttccggaattcacgGAACCGGCCATCAAATGTCCGTATGTGTCTGGATGACCGCTTTCTTCGTAGATCATCGagtagatgttttttgatgaaCCACATACCTCAactcaaaaacaaataaaaacgaataaaaaatgtCATCCTGTGAACTGTGTTCCGGAATTCACGGAACTGAGAATCTTGTGTCCGGATGCCTTCATATATTATCATGttcatcttggaaaacgaaattcgacccgggaaccgtgttccggaattcctgaAACCGGTCATCAAGTGTCCGCTTGTATCGATGCCTTcgtattcttcatagatcatcgagttgatgttttttgatgtgccgtatTTCGGAATTTCCGGAACTGGCCATCAAGTGACCGTATGTGTCAGGATACCTTCATATataattgcattcttcatagatcttcGACTTGACGTTTTTTGTTGTTCctcatgccatgattatcataaaaaacaaaattcgtcctgggaaccgtattccggaattctcggaaccGGACATCCGCATGTGTACGGATGTCTTCAtacatgattgcattcttcatagatcatcgagttgatgtttgtTTTTGTCCTGTGAACCGTATTCCGAAACTGGTCAGCAATTGTCCCCATatgtacggatgccttcgtatatgatttcATCCTTCATAGCTCATCGAATTGATGTTTTTGATGTtgtaacggacttactttctagcatcacaaattattcccacaaaaccaatccctacatgcaccaatgtgaatcctcaggtcacaggtcataaaaaccaaatttaacatatcctttagtcaggccacttgaaacgaggccacactaatattttcccacagatcgtaaattacttgaacgatcgttttcaaatccaacttgcataatcagatgggcgcattccagttaaaccattctgggtcgcaccacttgttatagcaacattctcactaggtcattattatgcagaggcgacaaataaacagccttgcgtaaccaaacaaaagcaccgatagcaaccaatgcacccatacttattcactgatttgttttcccttttttacgctacccgtacataattatgtactttgaaattgtaactgactcctcccattttgatgtacatagaatagtttaagtcaggttagctaggttagctcgtaagattttaaaatggaataaatCACATTTTGTTAAACAGCCAACAAGGGAACAGCCTTGCGTTTAAAATATCACGTATCCAAaaatgtgccgcatgccatgattatcataaaaataaaatttgacctgggaaccgtattccggaattcccggaacgggtcatcaatggtccacaaggatgccttcgtatatgattgcattcttaatagctcatcgagttgatgttttttgatgtgccgcatgctatgattatcataaataaaatttgacctgggaaccatgttccggaattaccggaactggtaatcaagtgtctacatgtgtccggataccttcgtatatgattacattcttcatagtttatcgagtttatgttttttgatgtgccgcatgccacgattatcataaaaataaaatttgtcctgggaaccgtgttccggaattccaggaactggtcataaattgtccattgaaattgtaactgactcctcccattttgatgtacatagaatagtttaagtcaggttagctaggttagctcgtaagattttaaaatggaataaatCACATTTTGTTAAACAGCCAAGAAGGGAACAGCCTTGCGTTTAAAATATCACGTATCCAAaaatgtgccgcatgccatgattatcataaaaataaaatttgacctgggaaccgtattccggaattcccggaacgggtcatcaatggtccacaaggatgccttcgtatatgattgcattcttaatagctcatcgagttgatgttttttgatgtgccgcatgctatgattatcataaataaaatttgacctgggaaccatgttccggaattaccggaactggtcatcaagtgtctacatgtgtccggataccttcgtatatgattacattcttcatagtttatcgagtttatgttttttgatgtgccgcatgccacgattatcataaaaataaaatttgtcctgggaaccgtgttccggaattccaggaactggtcataaattgtccacatgtgtacggatgccttcgtatatgattgcattcttcattgatcatcgagttgatgttttttgatgtgccgcatgctatgattatcataa carries:
- the LOC131687786 gene encoding uncharacterized protein LOC131687786, translated to MVVVNLDTASDITVISQQIWKKIGSPRLSPATVNAKAASGNILPLDGEFNCDITIGENTRTQITRVTEKPLHLLRSDLVDSFNLWSIPMDTFCCQVTSTPSTSATLKATYPKVFSKKPKVFSKKLYNRTKIKFEVKEQCKSVFCAKRPVAYAMYSAVDQELDKLEKLNIITPVDYSEWAAPIVVVRKANGNIRICGDYSTGLNSALQPHQYPLPLPEDIFAKLANCKIFKQIDPVKVEAITTLPPPTDVSGVSSFLGAINYYGKFVPNMRQLRYPLDNLLKSEAKFVWNQECQQAFERFKQILSSGLRLTHYDPKQEIIVSADASSVGLGATISHKFPDGSIKVVQHASRALKKTEQNCSQPDRKGLAIIFAVTKFQKMIFGRKFRLQTDHDPLLQIFGSKKGIPVYTANRVQRFALNLLSYDFDIRCSNADVLSRLINQHVKPEEDSVIASIILEKDVRVVAKSTQADPLLRSLPVHTRRLAFIKSRRSGG